In one window of Janthinobacterium sp. 1_2014MBL_MicDiv DNA:
- a CDS encoding glutathione S-transferase family protein, translating to MQTTILDPSLTQALAAAREPGLTLIIGNKNYSSWSMRPWVAMTAFGIPFQEVRVLLDQSDTATKIAEYSACGRVPVLLAGEMTIWDSLAICEYLAEQFPDKHLWPQDVAARAMARCVCAEMHSGFAGLRTDMSMNIKAKLPGRGRTAAAQADIGRISEIWEECLSRFGHHQFLFGDFSIADAYFAPVVMRFRTYGVSLAPALNAYCERVQAHPAVARWIAEALAETETAPKHDAELPD from the coding sequence ATGCAAACGACCATCCTTGATCCCAGCCTGACCCAAGCCCTGGCCGCCGCGCGCGAGCCGGGCCTGACCCTCATCATCGGCAACAAGAATTACTCATCCTGGTCGATGCGCCCGTGGGTGGCCATGACGGCCTTCGGCATCCCGTTCCAGGAAGTGCGCGTGCTGCTCGACCAGAGCGACACGGCGACGAAAATCGCCGAGTATTCGGCCTGCGGCCGCGTGCCCGTGCTGCTGGCCGGCGAGATGACGATCTGGGACAGCCTGGCCATCTGCGAATACCTGGCCGAGCAGTTTCCGGACAAGCATTTGTGGCCGCAGGACGTGGCCGCGCGCGCCATGGCGCGCTGTGTCTGCGCGGAAATGCATTCCGGCTTCGCCGGCTTGCGCACGGACATGTCGATGAATATCAAGGCCAAGCTGCCGGGGCGGGGCCGCACGGCCGCCGCGCAGGCGGACATCGGCCGCATCAGCGAAATCTGGGAAGAGTGTCTGTCGCGCTTTGGCCACCACCAGTTCCTGTTTGGCGACTTTTCCATCGCCGACGCATATTTCGCCCCCGTCGTCATGCGTTTCCGCACCTATGGCGTGAGCCTGGCGCCGGCGCTGAACGCGTATTGCGAGCGCGTGCAGGCGCACCCGGCCGTGGCGCGCTGGATCGCGGAAGCGCTGGCGGAAACGGAAACGGCGCCCAAGCACGACGCGG
- a CDS encoding 5-formyltetrahydrofolate cyclo-ligase, whose product MRKALLAARRALPEATRAQWDAAIARRLLDWCAQENIEELGVYWPLHGEPDLHGAYAQLAARGVALSLPVVLEKHAPLAFSGWTPGEPMVKDGMGVAVPAQLRLRPAPATLLVPCLGFNAERYRLGYGGGYYDRTLAQTPRPRTLGIAYACLAASFPNGQYDIALDHIVTEGDLL is encoded by the coding sequence TTGCGCAAGGCCTTGCTGGCGGCCCGGCGCGCCCTGCCCGAGGCCACGCGCGCGCAATGGGATGCGGCCATCGCGCGGCGCCTGCTCGACTGGTGCGCGCAGGAAAATATCGAGGAACTGGGCGTGTACTGGCCCCTGCATGGCGAGCCGGACTTGCACGGCGCGTATGCGCAGCTGGCCGCGCGCGGCGTGGCATTGTCCTTGCCGGTGGTGCTGGAAAAGCATGCGCCGCTGGCGTTTTCCGGCTGGACGCCGGGCGAGCCCATGGTCAAAGATGGCATGGGCGTGGCCGTGCCGGCGCAGTTGCGCCTGCGCCCGGCGCCCGCGACCCTGCTGGTGCCCTGCCTGGGTTTTAACGCGGAACGCTACCGGCTCGGCTATGGCGGCGGCTATTACGACCGCACCCTGGCGCAAACGCCGCGTCCGCGCACGCTCGGCATCGCGTATGCCTGCCTGGCGGCAAGCTTTCCTAACGGCCAATACGACATCGCCCTCGATCACATCGTGACCGAGGGCGATCTGCTCTGA
- a CDS encoding lytic transglycosylase domain-containing protein, whose product MSPLAVLAQVSATATPAAPDTRSEDDAFLLLRDAARKDDVDKADFYAGRLTNYQIPSYVDYYRLKPRIKQLSEAQFRDYLNRYKGSAIADRFRNDWLLELGRKRDWLIFDEQYPQFALDDDTQLKCYALMSRIAKGQNVAPEARTLLVSPPGYGEACGSLIAALAQSGQFDTNDLWAQIRLAGQTNATGPARRIALLLGASDAKMAQAIDLPALVLAKGAGASRADHEMYLVAVGRMAKSTLKLGVVALQKASAQLTAQEQAIGWASLALQASYALAPEAFEYWQKTNGAPLTQEQMQWKARIALREGNWPLVKASIQAMPASLRADPTWVYWLARAQQAETPGRPNAQADALYRTISEQSNFYGLLANEELGNHLVLPPPGQPISPTEIAAMAANPGLQRALKFFNMRLRFEGTREWNWELRSMTDRQHLAAAEFARQNNVLDRMVNTSDRTRLEVDYTQRYPTPHDDVMHPATQTLGLDKAWVYGLIRQESRFIMDAQSHVGASGLMQVMPSTARYVAKKIGLTDFVTETLSDVRTNVLLGTNYLNMVLGGLDGSQVLASAAYNAGPGRLRIWRATMTRPLEGAIFAEIIPYTETRGYVKNVMANATYYAALFEKSPQSLKARLGTVGPKNSAVAADLP is encoded by the coding sequence ATGTCTCCCCTGGCCGTCCTGGCCCAGGTGTCCGCCACTGCAACGCCCGCCGCGCCCGATACGCGCAGCGAGGACGACGCCTTCCTGCTGCTGCGCGACGCCGCGCGCAAGGATGACGTCGACAAGGCGGACTTCTATGCCGGGCGCCTGACGAATTACCAGATTCCCTCATATGTTGACTATTATCGGCTGAAACCGCGCATCAAGCAGTTGAGCGAAGCGCAATTTCGCGATTACCTGAACCGCTACAAGGGCAGCGCCATCGCCGACCGTTTCCGCAACGACTGGCTGCTGGAGCTGGGCCGCAAGCGCGACTGGCTCATCTTTGATGAACAATACCCGCAATTCGCCCTCGACGACGACACCCAGCTCAAGTGCTATGCGCTGATGTCCCGCATCGCCAAGGGACAGAACGTGGCGCCCGAGGCGCGCACCCTGCTCGTGTCGCCGCCCGGCTATGGCGAAGCGTGCGGCAGCCTGATCGCCGCGCTGGCGCAAAGCGGCCAGTTCGACACGAACGACCTGTGGGCGCAGATCCGCCTGGCGGGCCAGACCAATGCCACGGGGCCGGCGCGCCGCATCGCGCTGCTGCTGGGCGCATCCGACGCGAAGATGGCGCAGGCGATCGACTTGCCGGCGCTGGTGCTGGCCAAGGGCGCGGGCGCCAGCCGTGCCGACCATGAAATGTACCTGGTGGCTGTCGGCCGCATGGCGAAAAGCACCTTGAAGCTGGGCGTGGTGGCCCTGCAAAAGGCCAGTGCGCAACTGACGGCGCAGGAACAGGCCATCGGCTGGGCCAGCCTGGCCCTGCAGGCGTCGTATGCGCTGGCGCCGGAAGCGTTTGAGTATTGGCAAAAAACCAATGGCGCGCCCCTGACCCAGGAGCAGATGCAGTGGAAGGCGCGTATCGCCTTGCGCGAAGGTAACTGGCCGCTGGTGAAGGCCAGCATCCAGGCCATGCCGGCCTCGCTGCGCGCGGACCCGACCTGGGTGTACTGGCTGGCGCGCGCGCAGCAGGCGGAAACGCCGGGCCGCCCGAACGCCCAGGCCGACGCGCTGTACCGCACGATCAGCGAACAGTCGAACTTCTATGGCTTGCTGGCCAACGAGGAACTGGGCAACCATCTGGTCTTGCCGCCGCCGGGCCAGCCGATCAGCCCGACGGAAATCGCCGCCATGGCCGCCAATCCGGGCCTGCAGCGGGCCTTGAAATTTTTCAACATGCGTTTGCGCTTCGAAGGCACGCGCGAGTGGAACTGGGAATTGCGCTCGATGACGGACCGCCAGCACCTGGCGGCCGCGGAATTTGCGCGCCAGAACAATGTGCTCGACCGCATGGTCAACACCTCGGACCGCACGCGCCTGGAAGTGGACTATACGCAGCGCTATCCGACGCCGCACGACGACGTCATGCATCCGGCCACGCAAACCCTGGGTCTGGACAAGGCCTGGGTGTATGGCCTGATCCGCCAGGAATCGCGCTTCATCATGGATGCGCAGTCGCACGTGGGCGCCTCCGGCCTGATGCAGGTCATGCCGTCGACGGCCCGCTATGTGGCCAAGAAGATCGGCCTGACCGATTTCGTCACGGAAACGCTGAGCGATGTGCGCACCAACGTCTTGCTGGGCACCAACTACCTGAACATGGTGCTCGGTGGCCTGGACGGCTCGCAAGTGCTGGCCAGCGCCGCCTATAACGCGGGACCGGGGCGCCTGCGCATCTGGCGCGCCACCATGACGCGGCCGCTGGAAGGCGCCATCTTTGCCGAGATCATTCCCTACACGGAAACGCGCGGCTACGTGAAGAACGTGATGGCCAACGCCACCTATTACGCGGCCCTGTTCGAAAAGAGCCCGCAGTCGCTGAAGGCGCGCCTGGGCACCGTGGGACCGAAAAACAGCGCCGTCGCGGCCGATTTGCCTTGA